A single genomic interval of Zingiber officinale cultivar Zhangliang chromosome 4A, Zo_v1.1, whole genome shotgun sequence harbors:
- the LOC121969953 gene encoding catalase isozyme 2-like: protein MDPYKQRPSSHYSSPFWTTNSGAPVWNNNSSLTVGIRGPILLEDYHLVEKIAQFDRERIPERVVHARGASAKGFFEVTHDVSHLTCADFLRASGVQTPVIVRFSTVIHERGSPETLRDPRGFAVKFYTREGNFDMVGNNFPVFFIRDGMKFPDMVHALKPNPKSHIQENWRILDFSHHPESLHMFTFLFDDVGVPLNYRYMDGSGVHTFTLVNGQGKSTYVKFHWRPTCGVKCLLEDEVVSVGGNNHSHATQDLYDSIAAGNFPEWKLFIQILNPEHEDRFDFDPLDVTKTWPEDIFPLQPVGRMVLNKNIDNFFAENEQLAFCPAIIVPGIYYSDDKLLQTRIFSYADTQRHRLGPNYLMLPANAPKCAHHNNHHEGFMNFMHRDDEVNYFPSRYDPVRHAERFPIPSSVVTERREKTIITKENNFKQPGERYLSWVPDRQDRFIRRCVEALSDPRVTHEIRSIWTSYWSQCDKSLGLKIATCLNVKPSV from the exons GACCTATCCTCCTTGAGGATTATCATCTAGTTGAAAAGATTGCACAATTTGATAGAGAGCGCATTCCTGAACGAGTCGTCCATGCCAGGGGAGCTAGTGCAAAAGGATTCTTTGAAGTCACTCATGATGTCTCTCACCTGACCTGTGCTGATTTCCTCCGTGCATCAGGAGTGCAGACTCCAGTCATTGTGCGTTTTTCAACTGTTATTCATGAACGTGGAAGTCCCGAAACCTTGAGAGACCCAAGAGGGTTTGCAGTGAAGTTCTACACAAGAGAG GGCAACTTTGATATGGTGGGCAACAACTTCCCTGTGTTCTTCATCCGTGATGGGATGAAGTTTCCTGACATGGTTCATGCTCTCAAGCCAAATCCGAAGTCCCACATTCAGGAGAATTGGAGGATTCTTGACTTCTCGCACCACCCAGAGAGCCTGCACATGTTTACTTTCCTCTTTGATGATGTTGGTGTTCCATTGAACTACAGGTACATGGATGGTTCTGGTGTCCATACATTTACTCTTGTCAACGGGCAAGGAAAATCTACTTATGTCAAGTTCCACTGGAGGCCAACATGTGGAGTGAAGTGCTTGTTGGAGGATGAAGTTGTGAGTGTAGGGGGAAATAATCATAGCCATGCAACCCAAGACCTTTATGATTCTATTGCTGCTGGAAATTTCCCAGAGTGGAAGCTTTTCATTCAGATACTGAATCCTGAGCATGAGGATAGATTCGACTTTGACCCACTTGATGTTACCAAGACATGGCCAGAGGATATCTTTCCTCTACAGCCGGTTGGTCGCATGGTCTTGAACAAAAACATTGACAACTTCTTTGCTGAGAATGAACAGCTTGCCTTCTGCCCAGCAATTATAGTTCCTGGAATCTATTATTCAGATGATAAGTTacttcagactagaattttctctTATGCTGACACCCAGAGGCACCGTCTAGGGCCAAACTATTTGATGCTGCCAGCAAATGCCCCAAAGTGTGCTCACCATAACAATCACCATGAAGGATTTATGAATTTCATGCACAGAGATGATGAG GTGAATTACTTCCCTTCCAGGTATGATCCTGTTCGACATGCAGAGAGGTTCCCTATTCCCTCCAGTGTTGTCACAGAAAGGCGTGAGAAA ACCATAATCACCAAGGAAAACAACTTTAAGCAGCCTGGAGAGAGATATCTCTCTTGGGTTCCTGACCG ACAAGACCGCTTTATCCGAAGATGCGTTGAGGCACTATCTGATCCTAGGGTGACCCATGAAATACGAAGCATATGGACTTCCTACTGGTCTCAG TGTGACAAGTCTCTTGGTCTGAAGATCGCTACTTGTCTTAATGTAAAGCCAAGCGTTTAA